The following proteins are encoded in a genomic region of Maribacter hydrothermalis:
- the atpA gene encoding F0F1 ATP synthase subunit alpha, producing MAGVKAAEVSAILKKQLSGFDATATLDEVGTVLQVGDGIARIYGLANAQYGELVEFEGGLEGIVLNLEEDNVGVVLLGPSKSVGEGDTVKRTQRIASVKVGEGIVGRVVDTLGNPIDGKGPIAGDTYEMPLERKAPGVIYREPVTEPMQSGIKAIDAMIPVGRGQRELVIGDRQTGKTTVCIDTILNQKEFYDAGEPVYCIYVAIGQKASTVAGIAQVLEDKGAMAYTTIVAANASDPAPMQVYAPFTGASIGEYFRDTGRPALIIYDDLSKQAVAYREVSLLLRRPPGREAYPGDVFYLHSRLLERAAKVINDDDIAKEMNDLPEVLKPMVKGGGSLTALPIIETQAGDVSAYIPTNVISITDGQIFLEQDLFNQGVRPAINVGISVSRVGGNAQIKSMKKVAGTLKLDQAQFRELEAFAKFGSDLDAATLNVIEKGRRNVEILKQAQNDPYTVEDQVAIIYAGSKNLLRDVPVEKVKEFERDYLEFLNAKHRDVLDTLKAGKLTDEVIDTLTAVCKDLSAKYK from the coding sequence ATGGCAGGAGTAAAAGCCGCTGAAGTATCAGCAATTTTAAAGAAACAATTATCAGGATTTGATGCTACCGCTACTTTAGACGAAGTAGGTACTGTATTACAAGTTGGTGATGGTATCGCAAGAATCTACGGATTAGCGAACGCGCAATACGGAGAATTAGTTGAGTTCGAAGGCGGACTTGAAGGTATCGTTCTAAACCTTGAAGAAGACAACGTTGGTGTGGTTCTTTTAGGACCTTCTAAATCAGTTGGTGAAGGTGATACGGTAAAACGTACACAGCGTATTGCTTCTGTAAAAGTTGGTGAAGGTATTGTTGGTCGTGTGGTAGATACTTTAGGAAACCCTATCGATGGTAAAGGACCTATTGCCGGCGATACTTATGAGATGCCATTAGAGCGTAAAGCTCCAGGGGTAATCTACAGAGAGCCTGTAACTGAGCCAATGCAATCTGGTATTAAAGCAATTGATGCAATGATTCCAGTTGGTAGAGGACAAAGAGAATTGGTTATTGGTGACCGTCAAACTGGTAAGACTACAGTTTGTATCGATACCATTCTAAATCAAAAAGAATTTTATGATGCTGGTGAGCCTGTTTACTGTATCTATGTTGCCATAGGTCAGAAAGCATCTACTGTTGCCGGTATCGCTCAAGTATTGGAAGATAAGGGAGCAATGGCATATACTACTATAGTAGCTGCTAATGCATCTGATCCTGCACCAATGCAAGTATATGCACCATTTACCGGAGCATCTATTGGAGAATATTTCCGTGATACAGGTCGTCCTGCATTAATTATATATGATGATTTATCTAAACAAGCGGTTGCTTACCGTGAGGTGTCTCTTTTGTTAAGAAGACCACCAGGACGTGAGGCGTACCCAGGTGACGTTTTCTACCTACACTCTAGATTATTGGAGCGTGCTGCAAAAGTTATCAATGATGATGATATCGCAAAAGAAATGAACGATTTGCCAGAGGTATTAAAGCCAATGGTAAAAGGCGGTGGTTCTTTAACGGCTTTGCCTATTATTGAAACACAAGCGGGTGACGTTTCTGCTTATATCCCAACTAACGTGATTTCTATTACTGACGGACAGATATTCTTAGAGCAAGATTTATTCAACCAAGGGGTTAGACCAGCAATTAACGTAGGTATTTCCGTATCTCGTGTTGGTGGTAACGCTCAGATTAAATCAATGAAGAAGGTTGCAGGTACATTGAAACTGGATCAAGCACAGTTCCGTGAATTGGAAGCGTTCGCTAAATTCGGTTCAGATTTAGATGCAGCTACCTTGAACGTTATTGAAAAAGGACGTAGAAACGTTGAAATATTAAAGCAAGCACAGAACGATCCTTATACGGTGGAAGATCAGGTTGCAATTATCTATGCAGGTTCTAAGAACTTGTTAAGAGATGTTCCAGTTGAGAAAGTAAAAGAATTTGAACGTGATTACTTAGAGTTTTTAAACGCTAAGCACAGAGATGTTCTTGATACATTGAAAGCTGGAAAACTTACAGACGAAGTTATTGATACATTAACAGCTGTTTGTAAAGACCTTTCTGCGAAATACAAATAA
- a CDS encoding TCR/Tet family MFS transporter, producing MKTKNTALLFIFISILVDVIGIGIILPIIPDLIMELTGEGNHMAIIYGMWLTTAFAGMQFLFSPILGEISDRFGRRPILLLALLGLSIDYLIHAWAPTIIWLFIGRFLAGITGASFTVASAYIADVSTKENKAKNFGLIGAAFGIGFIIGPGIGGFFGEIDIRLPFYIAAGLTFTNFLFGYFFVPESLTPENRRPIVFKKMIPGVSLFALRNYKGILLLISAFFLANLAGQALPSTWSYYGIERYDWSPRQIGLSLMVVGLLVAIVQGFLVGKLVTKFGKRKVIIYGFLLWTVGMFLFSFATEPWMLYAFLIPYALGGIAGPTVQGVISNQVSEKEQGILQGSITGLVSITAILGQFIFAPVFYYFIRPEASIYFPGAPYALAAAFLLAAFILAFTAIKRMNVEPE from the coding sequence ATGAAAACCAAAAACACCGCATTACTTTTTATTTTTATTTCAATATTAGTCGATGTTATTGGTATAGGTATCATTCTTCCTATTATTCCCGATTTAATAATGGAGTTAACAGGAGAAGGTAATCACATGGCTATTATTTATGGAATGTGGTTGACCACTGCCTTTGCTGGGATGCAGTTCTTATTTTCTCCGATTTTAGGGGAAATATCAGATAGATTTGGTAGGAGACCTATATTGCTTCTTGCACTTTTAGGGTTAAGCATAGATTACTTAATACACGCTTGGGCACCAACAATAATTTGGCTTTTTATAGGACGTTTTTTGGCAGGAATTACCGGCGCTAGCTTCACCGTTGCATCGGCCTATATTGCAGATGTTAGTACCAAAGAAAACAAGGCTAAGAATTTCGGATTAATAGGTGCTGCATTCGGAATCGGATTTATAATCGGTCCTGGAATTGGTGGATTTTTTGGAGAAATCGATATTCGTTTGCCATTTTATATAGCGGCGGGCTTAACATTCACCAATTTTCTTTTTGGGTATTTCTTTGTTCCCGAGTCATTAACACCTGAGAATAGAAGACCAATTGTCTTTAAAAAGATGATTCCTGGGGTATCACTGTTCGCTTTGCGTAATTATAAAGGTATATTATTATTAATCTCGGCATTTTTCTTGGCCAATTTAGCTGGTCAGGCATTACCTTCTACTTGGTCTTATTACGGCATTGAACGTTATGATTGGAGCCCAAGGCAAATAGGATTATCTCTTATGGTCGTTGGGCTACTTGTTGCTATTGTACAGGGATTTTTAGTGGGTAAATTAGTTACTAAATTTGGAAAGCGAAAAGTCATTATTTACGGATTTCTATTATGGACCGTTGGTATGTTTCTATTTTCTTTCGCCACTGAACCTTGGATGCTGTATGCATTCTTAATTCCGTATGCTTTGGGTGGTATTGCCGGTCCTACGGTGCAAGGGGTAATCTCTAATCAAGTTTCTGAAAAAGAACAGGGAATTTTACAAGGTTCTATAACCGGATTGGTAAGTATTACGGCTATTTTGGGGCAGTTCATTTTTGCGCCCGTATTTTATTATTTTATTCGACCGGAGGCATCTATTTATTTTCCTGGTGCTCCATATGCCTTAGCGGCAGCATTTCTCTTAGCGGCTTTTATTTTAGCATTCACAGCTATAAAAAGAATGAATGTAGAGCCAGAATAA
- a CDS encoding RNA polymerase sigma factor, which yields MGSKETTYQKIYEENCPKVMRLCLGYTAGNESLAKDLVQETFIKVWQNLEGFRNESGFGTWIYRICVNTCLAELRKERKKDRKLQIDGLQVSDSSENPADKEDMLNQLYTCINKLSSTNKAIILLELEGVPQLEISEIIGIKHEALRTRIYRIKQQLTKCVNNE from the coding sequence ATGGGCTCTAAAGAAACTACATATCAGAAAATTTACGAAGAAAACTGTCCCAAAGTAATGCGGTTATGTTTAGGATATACGGCGGGTAACGAATCTCTTGCTAAAGACCTTGTTCAAGAAACTTTTATAAAGGTTTGGCAGAATTTAGAGGGATTTAGGAACGAAAGCGGATTTGGAACATGGATCTATCGTATTTGTGTAAATACCTGTTTAGCTGAATTACGAAAGGAGCGTAAAAAAGATAGAAAGCTTCAAATTGATGGGCTTCAGGTAAGTGATTCTAGCGAAAATCCTGCAGACAAAGAGGATATGTTAAATCAATTATATACGTGCATCAATAAATTAAGTAGCACCAATAAAGCTATAATTTTATTAGAACTAGAAGGAGTGCCACAACTGGAAATTTCAGAAATTATTGGAATAAAACATGAGGCGCTTCGTACAAGAATATATAGAATAAAACAACAACTTACTAAATGCGTTAACAATGAATAA
- a CDS encoding lipopolysaccharide biosynthesis protein, with protein sequence MNPLKKLFKQTVIYGLATVLPRMISFLLVPIYTDVMAPGKYGEITLIFSWFAIFNVFLAYGMETAFFRFYKETDNRKKVVTTSLLSIIGSTIILVLIGILFKEKLSNALNIDLPFMNYVLGILALDALAIIPFAWLRANEKPMRYAIVKILNVSLNIGFTLFFLILLPKIANGTATGFLNSIYKPDYEIPYILIANLIASGITLLLMIRVYLRRPYVFDADLWKRMVAYAMPVMVAGVAFTINEVFDRYLLSELLPEAIAKSEMGKYSACYKLALFMTLFATAFRMGIEPFFFSHSDTKNPQKAYAQITNYFVVMGSVILLSVVVFSDVLKKLLVLNEAYWEAMPIVPIIVLASFFLGIYHNLSVWYKVTDKTIYGAYISMIGAVVTIVINFVFIPYFGYMASAVATVSAYGTMMLLSFYFGRMYYPIPYNFRKIGFYLIVSILFSILSFYIFERNLFVGIPLLVLFLGLVYKLEFDNLKKLYLNR encoded by the coding sequence TTGAATCCTCTTAAAAAACTTTTTAAACAAACGGTAATCTATGGCTTGGCAACTGTCTTGCCAAGGATGATTTCATTTCTGTTGGTTCCTATCTATACTGATGTTATGGCACCTGGGAAATACGGTGAGATTACACTTATTTTTTCATGGTTTGCCATATTCAATGTCTTCTTGGCCTATGGAATGGAAACGGCATTTTTTCGATTCTATAAAGAGACCGATAATCGAAAGAAGGTGGTAACTACTTCTTTACTTTCTATAATTGGCTCTACTATAATTTTGGTGCTAATTGGTATTTTATTTAAAGAAAAATTATCCAATGCCTTAAATATAGATTTACCTTTCATGAACTACGTTTTAGGAATTCTAGCATTAGATGCTTTAGCTATTATTCCATTTGCATGGTTAAGAGCCAATGAAAAACCAATGCGATATGCTATTGTAAAGATTTTAAATGTTTCTCTTAATATAGGATTTACACTCTTTTTCTTAATCTTATTACCTAAAATAGCAAACGGGACAGCTACCGGATTTCTAAATTCTATTTATAAGCCAGATTACGAAATTCCTTATATTTTAATAGCTAATTTAATAGCAAGCGGTATTACTTTATTGTTAATGATAAGGGTGTATTTACGTAGGCCATATGTGTTCGATGCCGATTTATGGAAACGAATGGTAGCATATGCCATGCCGGTTATGGTGGCGGGAGTGGCCTTTACTATCAATGAGGTTTTTGATCGTTATTTACTATCGGAATTATTGCCCGAAGCTATTGCGAAAAGTGAAATGGGTAAGTATTCTGCATGTTATAAGTTGGCATTGTTCATGACCTTATTTGCTACAGCATTTAGAATGGGAATTGAACCTTTCTTTTTTAGTCACTCAGACACTAAAAATCCACAAAAGGCTTATGCTCAGATTACCAATTATTTTGTGGTCATGGGCAGTGTAATACTGTTGTCAGTAGTAGTTTTTTCTGATGTATTAAAAAAATTATTGGTTTTAAACGAAGCGTATTGGGAAGCTATGCCTATTGTTCCGATAATTGTTTTAGCCAGCTTTTTCTTGGGAATATATCATAATTTATCTGTTTGGTACAAAGTAACGGATAAAACAATATATGGGGCATATATATCTATGATAGGAGCTGTTGTAACTATAGTTATTAATTTTGTATTCATTCCATATTTTGGATATATGGCATCGGCTGTAGCAACAGTCTCTGCTTATGGTACTATGATGTTGTTGTCTTTTTATTTTGGACGTATGTATTATCCCATTCCATATAATTTCAGAAAAATTGGGTTTTATTTAATAGTGTCGATTTTGTTTTCTATTCTTTCATTTTACATTTTTGAAAGAAATTTATTTGTTGGAATCCCTCTTTTAGTACTATTCTTAGGTCTAGTATATAAACTAGAATTCGATAATCTTAAAAAATTATATTTAAACAGATGA
- the atpG gene encoding ATP synthase F1 subunit gamma, which produces MANLKEIRNRISSVSSTMQITSAMKMVSAAKLKKAQDAITAMRPYADKLTELLQNLSASLEGDSGSVYADNRIVKKVLIVSITSNRGLCGAFNTNILKQSVHLAENVHAGKEVDFLAIGKKANDFLGKRFNVIANHSKVYDDLTFDNVSEIAESLMQLFTDGAYDRIEIVYNKFKNAATQIVMTEQFLPIVPLEVEGNSSADYTFEPSKVEIIEQLIPKSLKTQLYKGIRDSFASEHGARMTAMHKATDNATEMRDQLKLTYNKARQAAITNEILEIVGGAEALNN; this is translated from the coding sequence ATGGCAAATTTAAAGGAAATACGGAATAGGATTTCATCGGTTTCATCAACGATGCAGATTACCAGTGCCATGAAAATGGTTTCTGCTGCAAAATTGAAGAAGGCACAAGATGCCATTACGGCAATGAGACCTTATGCCGATAAATTAACCGAATTACTTCAAAATTTAAGTGCTAGTTTAGAAGGTGATTCAGGTAGTGTATATGCAGATAATCGTATTGTAAAAAAAGTATTAATAGTATCTATAACTTCAAATAGAGGTCTTTGTGGTGCTTTTAACACGAACATTTTAAAACAATCGGTTCATCTTGCTGAAAACGTACATGCTGGTAAAGAAGTAGATTTTTTAGCGATTGGTAAAAAGGCAAATGACTTTTTAGGAAAACGTTTTAATGTTATTGCTAACCACAGTAAGGTTTATGATGATTTAACGTTTGATAATGTTTCTGAAATTGCAGAAAGTTTAATGCAACTTTTTACAGACGGGGCATACGATCGTATTGAAATTGTATATAACAAGTTTAAGAATGCAGCTACTCAAATCGTAATGACCGAGCAGTTTTTACCTATTGTTCCTTTAGAGGTTGAAGGTAATTCAAGTGCAGATTATACATTTGAACCTTCTAAAGTTGAAATTATTGAGCAATTGATTCCTAAGTCCTTAAAGACACAGTTATATAAAGGTATTAGAGATTCATTTGCAAGTGAACATGGTGCACGTATGACTGCTATGCACAAAGCAACAGATAACGCAACTGAAATGCGTGATCAATTGAAATTGACATATAACAAAGCAAGACAGGCTGCTATTACTAACGAGATTTTAGAGATTGTTGGTGGTGCAGAAGCATTAAATAATTAA
- a CDS encoding alpha/beta fold hydrolase translates to MKTIKTLLFGLLIIFSLTTTAQEKPFKVDVRGEGKPILLFPGFTCTGEVWDTTIAELSKNYECHVFTFAGFGDVPAIEKPWLPKIKEGVVNYISEKKLENPVLLGHSLGGALALWMATESDSFKELIIVDALPSTGALMMPDFKSEYMVYDSPYNKQTLAMNAVDFDAMVGQMASGMAKDKPYQERIKNWMIQADRETYVYGYTDLLKLDLREDLAKIKIPVTILAATEPYGLEMAKSTYEAQYKALSKYTIEFASGSSHFIMYDQPQWFMENLKNALND, encoded by the coding sequence ATGAAAACAATTAAAACTTTATTATTCGGATTACTAATTATCTTCTCTCTTACAACAACTGCACAAGAAAAACCTTTTAAAGTAGATGTGAGAGGTGAAGGGAAACCAATACTCTTGTTTCCAGGATTTACCTGTACTGGTGAAGTTTGGGATACTACAATAGCTGAACTATCAAAAAATTACGAATGTCATGTATTTACTTTTGCGGGCTTCGGAGATGTTCCTGCTATTGAAAAACCATGGCTACCAAAGATTAAAGAAGGAGTTGTAAATTATATTTCAGAAAAAAAATTAGAGAATCCTGTTTTGCTTGGGCATAGTTTAGGTGGTGCGTTGGCTCTTTGGATGGCCACTGAAAGCGATTCATTTAAAGAACTTATTATTGTAGATGCCTTACCTTCAACTGGTGCGTTAATGATGCCAGATTTTAAAAGTGAGTATATGGTATACGATTCCCCCTATAATAAACAGACTTTAGCAATGAATGCTGTTGATTTTGATGCAATGGTTGGTCAGATGGCTAGTGGTATGGCCAAGGATAAACCATATCAGGAAAGAATTAAAAATTGGATGATCCAGGCAGATAGGGAAACGTATGTTTATGGCTATACAGATTTATTAAAACTTGATCTTCGTGAAGACCTTGCTAAAATAAAAATTCCTGTAACTATATTGGCGGCAACTGAACCCTACGGATTGGAAATGGCCAAGTCTACCTATGAAGCCCAGTACAAAGCCCTTTCAAAATATACAATAGAATTCGCATCTGGGTCATCTCATTTTATAATGTATGATCAACCACAATGGTTTATGGAGAATCTTAAAAATGCGTTGAACGACTAA
- the atpB gene encoding F0F1 ATP synthase subunit A, which produces MKKVLDTLKTAALLFVLCFSLQGFASSDKDQTPAVDTKEEVDAYILHHIKDAHDFHLFSYTSNGERKHVGFPLPVIVWSSNGLVTFMSSAFHHDDEGKVVVERNGSSFVKLHSKIYELEAGASQVEFDEAHHPTNAHKVLDFSITKSVMGILLVGLFMLIVFGSLARQYAGKKVPTGFGRVLEPLVIYVRDEIALPNIGEKKYRKFTGYLLTVFFFIWILNLLGLTPFGFNVTGQLAVTAALAIFTLIIYTVSGNKDYWMHILWMPGVPILIRPVLAIIELAGAFIIKPFSLLVRLFANISAGHIVVMSLIAIMFTLKNSLGVVGATGLSLVLAFFITLIEVLVAFLQAYIFTMLSALFIGMAVAEHDHEHEHDAHGHEVVDAEDVRENFI; this is translated from the coding sequence ATGAAGAAAGTTTTAGATACATTGAAAACGGCAGCACTACTTTTCGTATTATGTTTTTCCTTACAAGGATTTGCATCATCTGACAAGGACCAGACCCCTGCAGTAGATACTAAAGAGGAGGTAGATGCTTATATTTTACACCACATTAAAGACGCACACGACTTTCATTTATTTTCATACACATCTAATGGTGAGCGTAAGCATGTAGGTTTTCCTTTGCCTGTAATTGTTTGGTCAAGTAACGGCCTTGTAACTTTTATGTCTTCGGCTTTTCATCATGATGATGAGGGTAAGGTGGTTGTTGAGCGTAACGGATCTAGTTTTGTAAAGCTTCACAGTAAAATATATGAATTAGAAGCAGGTGCTTCTCAGGTTGAATTTGATGAAGCTCATCACCCAACAAATGCACATAAAGTATTGGATTTTTCTATTACTAAAAGTGTTATGGGAATTTTATTAGTGGGCTTATTTATGCTCATAGTTTTTGGTTCTTTGGCAAGACAGTATGCAGGTAAAAAGGTGCCAACAGGTTTTGGTAGAGTGTTAGAGCCATTGGTTATTTATGTTAGAGATGAAATTGCTTTACCGAATATTGGTGAAAAAAAATATAGGAAATTCACAGGTTACCTATTAACGGTTTTCTTTTTCATTTGGATATTGAACTTATTAGGTCTTACACCTTTTGGCTTTAATGTCACAGGGCAGTTAGCCGTAACAGCAGCTTTGGCAATTTTCACTTTAATTATCTATACCGTAAGTGGTAACAAAGATTATTGGATGCACATATTGTGGATGCCTGGAGTGCCTATATTAATTAGGCCTGTTTTGGCAATAATAGAATTAGCTGGTGCTTTCATTATTAAGCCATTCTCTTTATTGGTTCGTTTATTTGCAAACATTTCTGCAGGACATATTGTTGTAATGAGTTTAATTGCGATAATGTTTACTCTAAAAAATAGCTTAGGGGTTGTTGGTGCAACAGGACTTTCATTGGTCTTAGCATTTTTTATTACCCTTATTGAAGTCCTGGTGGCATTTTTACAAGCCTATATTTTTACAATGTTATCAGCTTTGTTTATAGGTATGGCAGTTGCAGAGCATGATCACGAACATGAGCATGATGCCCACGGTCATGAAGTTGTAGATGCAGAAGATGTAAGAGAAAATTTTATTTAA
- a CDS encoding four helix bundle protein encodes MSKLNESPIRIKSFDFACKIVLYCDTLKENKDFELASQLLRSGTSIGANTREAQRGVSKKDFKNKFGIALKEADETMYWLEILEATERNVPKDMKIKCEELIRILVSIIKNS; translated from the coding sequence ATGAGTAAGTTAAATGAAAGTCCTATTAGGATTAAGAGTTTTGATTTTGCTTGTAAAATTGTTTTGTACTGTGATACTTTAAAAGAGAATAAAGATTTTGAGCTTGCCTCTCAATTATTAAGAAGCGGAACAAGTATTGGAGCTAATACTAGAGAAGCACAACGAGGGGTTAGTAAAAAAGATTTTAAAAATAAGTTTGGAATTGCTCTAAAGGAGGCAGACGAGACCATGTATTGGTTGGAAATATTGGAAGCAACTGAAAGAAATGTACCAAAGGATATGAAAATTAAATGCGAAGAGTTAATTAGAATTTTAGTTTCAATTATTAAAAACTCATAA
- the atpH gene encoding ATP synthase F1 subunit delta, with the protein MSESRAALRYAKAILDMAKENKALDAVEKDMRSIATTVSDSKELRDVLANPVVSGSLKKNALLEIFKGSHSITEGTINMLVDNKRLGMLNEVALKYIILNEQLKGKDVAYVTTAVPLDAAMEKKVLKQVATITGNEVTIENKIDESIIGGFILRVGDLQYDASIANKLSNIKREFSNSL; encoded by the coding sequence ATGAGCGAATCAAGAGCTGCATTACGTTACGCAAAGGCAATATTAGATATGGCCAAGGAAAACAAAGCCTTGGATGCTGTTGAAAAAGATATGCGTTCAATCGCCACTACTGTTTCTGATAGTAAAGAATTAAGAGATGTATTGGCAAATCCGGTTGTATCTGGTTCATTGAAAAAAAACGCCTTGCTTGAAATTTTTAAGGGTAGTCATTCAATTACAGAAGGTACTATTAATATGTTAGTGGACAACAAGCGTTTAGGAATGCTAAATGAAGTTGCTTTAAAATACATTATTCTTAACGAGCAATTAAAAGGTAAAGATGTAGCTTACGTTACAACTGCTGTACCGTTAGATGCTGCCATGGAGAAAAAAGTGTTAAAGCAAGTTGCTACCATAACAGGCAATGAGGTTACCATTGAGAATAAAATTGACGAAAGTATCATAGGTGGATTCATTCTAAGAGTAGGAGATTTACAATACGATGCTAGTATAGCTAACAAGTTAAGTAATATTAAAAGAGAATTTTCAAATAGTCTATAA
- the dut gene encoding dUTP diphosphatase — MNIKIINKSDQDLPHYETSASAGMDLRANLKEAVTLQPLGRAIIPTGLFIELPVGIEAQVRPRSGLAAKKGVTVLNAPGTIDADYRGEVGVILINLGSEDFVVENGERIAQMVIAKHERAEWNLVDNLSETARGEGGFGSTGVK; from the coding sequence ATGAACATAAAAATTATTAATAAGTCGGATCAAGATTTACCACATTACGAGACAAGTGCATCTGCAGGTATGGACTTAAGAGCTAACCTTAAAGAAGCTGTTACATTACAGCCTTTAGGAAGAGCAATTATACCAACCGGTCTTTTTATTGAGCTACCTGTTGGTATTGAAGCGCAGGTAAGACCAAGAAGTGGTCTTGCAGCAAAAAAAGGAGTAACCGTACTTAACGCTCCTGGCACAATTGATGCTGATTATAGAGGAGAAGTGGGCGTTATTTTGATAAATCTTGGTAGTGAAGATTTTGTAGTGGAGAACGGTGAACGTATTGCACAAATGGTCATTGCCAAACATGAACGTGCAGAATGGAACCTTGTCGATAACTTATCTGAAACAGCAAGAGGCGAAGGTGGTTTCGGTAGCACGGGTGTAAAGTAA
- the atpE gene encoding ATP synthase F0 subunit C → MYNLIGAGLIVIGAGIGLGQIGGKAMEGIARQPEATGKIQTAMIIIAALLEGLAFGALFLGK, encoded by the coding sequence ATGTACAATTTAATTGGAGCAGGTTTAATCGTAATCGGAGCAGGTATTGGTCTTGGTCAAATTGGTGGTAAGGCAATGGAAGGTATTGCTCGTCAACCAGAAGCGACAGGAAAAATTCAAACTGCGATGATTATCATCGCTGCACTTTTGGAAGGTTTGGCATTCGGTGCCTTGTTCTTAGGAAAATAA
- a CDS encoding F0F1 ATP synthase subunit B, which produces METLLNDFSPGLFVVQTILLLGLIFLLVKFAWKPILTSLNERESGIKDALAAAEKARTDMQNLQADNEKMLQEARSEREAMLKEAREIKEKMISDSKEQAKLEGDKMLKQAQVAIESEKKAAVADIKNQVAQLSVAIAEKVIKEELSNNDKQLKLVDSLLSDIKLN; this is translated from the coding sequence ATGGAAACTTTATTGAACGATTTTTCACCAGGTTTGTTTGTTGTACAAACAATTCTATTACTAGGTTTAATTTTTTTATTGGTAAAATTTGCTTGGAAGCCAATTTTAACTTCATTGAATGAAAGAGAATCTGGAATAAAAGATGCATTGGCTGCAGCTGAGAAAGCACGTACTGATATGCAAAATTTACAAGCTGATAACGAGAAAATGCTTCAAGAAGCACGTTCTGAGCGTGAGGCGATGTTAAAAGAAGCTCGTGAAATCAAAGAAAAAATGATTTCTGATTCTAAGGAGCAGGCAAAATTAGAAGGGGATAAAATGTTGAAGCAGGCGCAAGTTGCTATTGAAAGCGAAAAGAAAGCGGCTGTTGCAGATATTAAAAACCAAGTGGCACAATTATCAGTAGCTATTGCAGAAAAAGTTATCAAAGAAGAATTATCTAATAACGATAAGCAATTGAAGTTGGTTGATTCATTGTTGAGCGATATAAAACTTAACTAA